The following are from one region of the Streptomyces rubrogriseus genome:
- a CDS encoding MFS transporter: MSTGSGAASAPAPDGHDNPTNPDGPTGPAAPRRTSMFASLKVRNYRLFFMGQVVSNIGTWMQRIAQDWLVLSLTGSSAAVGITTALQFLPMLLFGLYGGVLVDRLPKRPTLLVTQTAMALTALALAALTLSGHVQVWHVYVAAFAMGLATVMDNPARQTFVSELVGRDQLQNAVSMNSANFQSARLVGPAVAGLMITGVGTGWAFLANGLSFVAPLTCLLLMRARELHAGRPTPRGKGQLREGLRYVAGRPELIWTITLVGFIGTFGFNFPVFLSAFADDVFDAGAGAYSLFNTLMAVGSLAGALLAARRGTARLRVLIAAALGFGALEIVASTAPELWLFALLMVPIGVFSMTVNVTANTSIQMSTDPAMRGRVMALYMMVFLGGSPVGAPIVGWVTDTYGARVGFAAGGAVAATAALVIGLVLARVGNLRLSVGWHRGHPQVRFVPRERQEALAPAA, translated from the coding sequence TTGAGTACGGGATCCGGAGCAGCTTCCGCCCCCGCACCTGACGGCCACGACAACCCGACCAACCCCGACGGTCCGACGGGCCCCGCCGCCCCTCGCAGGACGTCGATGTTCGCCTCCCTGAAGGTCAGGAACTACCGCCTGTTCTTCATGGGCCAGGTCGTCTCCAACATCGGCACCTGGATGCAGCGCATCGCCCAGGACTGGCTGGTGCTCAGCCTCACCGGCTCCTCGGCCGCCGTCGGCATCACCACCGCCCTGCAGTTCCTGCCGATGCTGCTCTTCGGCCTCTACGGCGGCGTCCTCGTCGACCGCCTGCCCAAGCGGCCCACGCTGCTGGTCACCCAGACCGCGATGGCCCTGACCGCGCTCGCCCTCGCCGCCCTCACCCTGAGCGGACACGTCCAGGTCTGGCACGTCTACGTCGCCGCCTTCGCGATGGGCCTGGCCACCGTCATGGACAACCCGGCCCGCCAGACCTTCGTCTCCGAGCTGGTCGGCCGCGACCAGCTGCAGAACGCGGTCAGCATGAACTCGGCCAACTTCCAGTCGGCCCGCCTGGTCGGCCCCGCCGTCGCCGGTCTGATGATCACCGGCGTGGGCACCGGCTGGGCCTTCCTCGCCAACGGCCTGTCCTTCGTCGCGCCGCTCACCTGCCTGCTGCTGATGCGCGCCCGCGAACTGCACGCCGGACGCCCCACCCCGCGTGGCAAGGGCCAGCTCCGCGAGGGCCTGCGCTACGTCGCCGGCCGCCCCGAGCTGATCTGGACGATCACCCTGGTCGGGTTCATCGGCACCTTCGGCTTCAACTTCCCGGTCTTCCTGTCCGCCTTCGCCGACGACGTCTTCGACGCGGGCGCGGGGGCGTACAGCCTCTTCAACACCCTCATGGCCGTCGGCTCGCTGGCCGGCGCCCTGCTCGCCGCCCGGCGCGGCACCGCCCGGCTGCGCGTCCTGATCGCGGCGGCGCTCGGCTTCGGCGCCCTGGAGATCGTGGCCTCGACGGCGCCCGAGCTGTGGCTCTTCGCGCTGCTCATGGTCCCCATCGGCGTCTTCAGCATGACGGTCAACGTCACCGCCAACACCAGCATCCAGATGTCGACCGACCCGGCCATGCGGGGCCGCGTGATGGCCCTGTACATGATGGTCTTCCTCGGCGGCTCCCCCGTCGGCGCCCCGATCGTCGGCTGGGTCACCGACACCTACGGTGCCCGGGTCGGCTTCGCCGCGGGCGGCGCGGTGGCCGCCACCGCCGCCCTCGTCATCGGCCTGGTCCTGGCCCGGGTCGGGAACCTGCGCCTGTCGGTCGGCTGGCACCGCGGCCACCCGCAGGTCCGGTTCGTGCCGCGCGAACGGCAGGAAGCCCTGGCACCGGCGGCGTAG
- a CDS encoding MarR family winged helix-turn-helix transcriptional regulator: MPDLKHGDDAAAVNSLRSAVMRLSRRLKHQRVDESLSPTEMSVLGTLSNCGSATPGELARKEHVQPPSMTRIVALLEAKGLVRLEPHPEDRRQKVVTQTEQAVVMLEESRRKRNAFLATLVEGLDEDEWAKLRAAAPVLEKLAHK; the protein is encoded by the coding sequence ATGCCGGACCTCAAGCATGGCGACGACGCCGCCGCCGTGAACTCCCTGCGCTCCGCCGTGATGCGGCTGTCCCGTCGGCTCAAGCACCAGCGGGTCGACGAGTCGCTCAGCCCCACCGAGATGTCGGTACTGGGCACCCTGTCGAACTGCGGCAGCGCGACCCCGGGCGAGCTGGCCCGCAAGGAACACGTCCAGCCGCCCTCGATGACCCGCATCGTGGCGCTGCTCGAGGCCAAGGGCCTGGTCAGGCTGGAGCCGCACCCCGAGGACCGGCGCCAGAAGGTCGTGACGCAGACCGAGCAGGCCGTGGTGATGCTCGAGGAGAGCCGCCGCAAGCGGAACGCGTTCCTGGCCACGCTGGTCGAGGGCCTCGACGAGGACGAGTGGGCGAAACTGCGCGCCGCCGCCCCCGTGCTGGAGAAGCTCGCCCACAAGTAA